The following are encoded together in the Anoplopoma fimbria isolate UVic2021 breed Golden Eagle Sablefish chromosome 9, Afim_UVic_2022, whole genome shotgun sequence genome:
- the LOC129095704 gene encoding transcription factor AP-4-like, which yields MEYFMMPADKLSSLQHFKKTEKDVIGGLCSLANIPLSPETAQDQERRIRREIANSNERRRMQSINAGFQSLKTLLPHTDGEKLSKAAILQQTSDYIFALEQEKTTLLAQNNQLKRFIQEFSGSSPKRRRAEEKDEGIGSPDTLEEEKVEEVRREMLELRGQLDKERSARMQLEEQVRSLSGQLQPERLKVITQQVEEEQALIQSQTLLRLQQIHAADRQPHSPQVLPSPTPTPPPPAPTHHPTVIVPAPTLTQHPHHHVTVVTMSPSVHTSTVSTSRQNLDTIVQAIQHIERAQERRASAEEEQRRAVIVSPAHVAMDTACSDTDTDTEGEDCSMN from the exons ATGGAGTACTTCATGATGCCCGCAGACAAGCTCTCGTCCTTACAGCACTTCAAGAAGACGGAGAAGGACGTCATCGGGGGTCTCTGCAG CCTGGCCAACATCCCCCTCAGTCCCGAGACGGCCCAGGACCAGGAGAGACGAATCCGCCGTGAGATCGCCAACAGCAACGAACGGCGGCGCATGCAGAGCATCAACGCAGGTTTCCAGTCACTCAAAACACTCCTGCCCCACACGGACGGAGAGAAACTCAGCAAG GCGGCCATCTTGCAGCAGACATCGGACTACATATTTGCCTTGGAGCAGGAAAAGACGACACTTCTGGCACAGAACAACCAGCTCAAACGCTTCATCCAG GAGTTCAGCGGCTCATCACCCAAGAGGAGGCGAGCAGAAGAGAAGGATGAAGGAATCGGTTCTCCAGACacgctggaggaggagaaagttgaggaggtgaggagggagatGTTGGAGCTGAGAGGGCAACTGGACAAGGAACGCTCAGCTCGTATGCAGCTGGAGGAACAG gtgcgTTCTCTGAGCGGCCAGCTGCAGCCGGAGCGTCTGAAGGTGATCActcagcaggtggaggaggagcaggcgCTCATCCAGAGCCAGACGCTGTTACGGCTGCAGCAGATCCACGCTGCTGACAGACAACCACACAGTCCACAG GTGCTGCCGTCTCCCACTcccactccccctccccccgcCCCAACCCACCACCCCACGGTCATCGTTCCAGCACCGACACTAACCCAGCACCCCCACCACCACGTCACCGTGGTGACCATGAGCCCGTCTGTCCACACCAGCACCGTGTCCACGTCCAGACAGAACCTGGACACTATTGTGCAG GCCATCCAGCACATCGAACGCGCCCAGGAAAGGAGAGCGAGCGccgaggaggagcagagacgAGCCGTCATCGTCAGCCCCGCCCACGTCGCCATGGACACCGCCTGCTCGGACACAGACACCGACACAGAGGGCGAGGACTGTTCGATGAACTGa